A single Alcanivorax borkumensis SK2 DNA region contains:
- a CDS encoding acetyl-CoA sensor PanZ family protein — translation MPISVEAHTLSENQCEAFAKVLRDAPQYRQKLADAVASGQGRLFAAHFNGQRVAIALIEEKQPQLAWMVVHPATQGRGVGKDFLRLIGQQLGENLTLPDHCQTQRSL, via the coding sequence ATGCCGATCAGCGTAGAAGCCCACACCCTTAGCGAAAATCAGTGTGAGGCCTTTGCCAAGGTGCTTCGTGATGCGCCGCAATACCGCCAGAAGCTAGCCGATGCGGTCGCCAGCGGACAAGGGCGGTTGTTCGCCGCCCACTTCAATGGCCAGCGTGTCGCTATTGCACTCATAGAAGAAAAACAGCCCCAACTGGCCTGGATGGTAGTGCACCCAGCCACTCAAGGGCGAGGCGTAGGCAAGGATTTCCTACGCTTAATCGGTCAACAGCTGGGGGAAAATCTGACGCTGCCAGACCACTGTCAGACACAACGGTCGCTATAG
- the hisB gene encoding imidazoleglycerol-phosphate dehydratase HisB, whose product MSKRSATVERNTLETQIQATINLDGTGQCTLDTGLPFLEHMLDQVARHGLVDLDIKAKGDLHIDAHHTVEDIGITLGQAFAKAVGDKKGVRRYGHAYVPLDEALSRVVLDLSGRPGLEMFVEFTRGSIGGFDVDLFYEFFQGFVNHAMITLHIDNLRGKNAHHQAETVFKAFGRALRMAVEPDPRMDGITPSTKGTLSESGDSQ is encoded by the coding sequence ATGAGCAAGCGAAGCGCTACCGTAGAGCGCAACACCCTGGAAACCCAGATTCAAGCCACTATCAATTTGGATGGTACCGGGCAGTGCACGCTGGATACGGGTCTGCCGTTCCTTGAGCACATGCTGGATCAGGTGGCCCGTCATGGCCTGGTTGATTTGGATATCAAAGCCAAGGGTGATCTGCACATCGATGCCCACCACACGGTGGAAGATATCGGTATCACCCTTGGGCAGGCCTTCGCCAAGGCTGTCGGTGATAAAAAAGGCGTTCGCCGTTACGGCCATGCCTATGTGCCGCTGGATGAAGCGCTGTCACGGGTGGTGCTGGATCTGTCTGGCCGGCCTGGGCTGGAGATGTTTGTGGAATTTACGCGAGGCAGCATTGGCGGCTTTGATGTGGATCTGTTCTATGAATTTTTCCAGGGCTTCGTGAACCACGCCATGATTACCCTGCATATTGATAACCTTCGCGGTAAAAACGCGCATCACCAGGCCGAGACCGTCTTTAAGGCGTTTGGCCGTGCACTGCGTATGGCCGTAGAGCCTGATCCTCGTATGGATGGTATTACGCCCTCCACGAAGGGCACCCTGAGCGAAAGTGGCGATAGCCAGTAA
- a CDS encoding sensor histidine kinase yields the protein MIVIVTLGEERLRKFHVVVLMALLLVGGIVRAEPIALVSAGDGVQLGARVDVLEDPEGNWTLSQIRDQFASRFRQSDSNTLNFGFTKSTIWLRFQLDASQMDGRSWFLVERYPILDELTLFVPQPDGEFREYEVGDTRPFGRRPMDHRSFVFNLESLPDGVSEYYIKVRGKGALNMMPMLYSAKGLVEYTYLEQLLQGLFYGSLTIMLIYNLLLFLSLRDNVHLHFVVFLAGVLFFNICVSGFGLQYLWPDNPKVNEYFWLTTYICGLSLALYSRQFLQLAQRFPRYDRLLKHYLILIGLAFLLQWVIPPPYSYHLSTVMVMITVVLFSWLGWVVWRQGFRVARLYVLAWSVFLLAVFLYALGNLGLIPYSVIVPYLLHFGALWVVVMLSLALGDRIRFLESESKQLSVEAQQNLERHLADIEQMNQDKSMFLQYISHELNTPINWIGAADSLGQSGQGQGDKDVDVWAMVRKGQRRLTGIVSTSLRYFDLSDRDQPPLQGRCQPMWMLDAILREQAERITECGVVVRNRVSPNLQVRACEGELSEVLSMALDNALRFSAEGDCVDITSTVDASAEHAELCIRDEGRGATADQLEKILEPFFVMGSRHHEEGFGLSLAMARVMIEQVGGALWAESDGPGRGFALHIQLPLA from the coding sequence ATGATTGTTATTGTGACGTTAGGGGAAGAGCGTTTGCGAAAGTTCCATGTTGTTGTCTTGATGGCGCTGCTTTTGGTGGGGGGCATCGTGCGTGCCGAGCCCATTGCACTGGTTTCGGCGGGAGACGGCGTTCAGTTGGGTGCCCGGGTGGATGTGCTGGAGGACCCGGAAGGCAATTGGACCTTGAGTCAGATTCGTGACCAGTTCGCCAGCCGTTTTCGCCAAAGTGACAGTAATACCCTGAATTTCGGTTTTACCAAAAGTACCATCTGGCTGCGTTTTCAGCTGGATGCCAGCCAGATGGATGGGCGTAGCTGGTTTCTGGTGGAGCGCTACCCCATTCTCGATGAGCTGACCCTGTTTGTGCCGCAACCGGATGGCGAGTTCCGGGAGTATGAGGTGGGGGATACGCGTCCCTTTGGGCGGCGGCCCATGGATCACCGGTCTTTTGTGTTCAATCTGGAATCGCTGCCTGACGGGGTGAGTGAGTACTATATCAAGGTCCGAGGCAAGGGCGCATTGAACATGATGCCCATGCTTTACAGTGCCAAGGGGCTGGTGGAATACACCTATCTGGAGCAGTTGCTGCAGGGGCTGTTCTACGGTTCGTTGACCATCATGCTGATTTACAACCTGCTGTTGTTTCTGTCCCTGCGTGACAATGTGCACCTGCACTTTGTGGTGTTTCTTGCCGGGGTGCTGTTTTTCAATATCTGCGTGAGCGGCTTCGGGCTGCAGTATCTGTGGCCAGACAATCCCAAAGTTAACGAATATTTTTGGCTGACCACGTATATTTGCGGGTTGTCGCTGGCGCTGTATTCACGGCAGTTCTTGCAGCTGGCACAGCGTTTCCCTCGTTATGATCGGTTGCTGAAACATTACCTGATATTGATCGGGCTGGCGTTCCTGTTGCAGTGGGTGATACCGCCACCGTACTCCTACCACTTGTCCACGGTGATGGTGATGATAACGGTGGTGTTATTCAGCTGGTTGGGTTGGGTGGTCTGGCGCCAGGGGTTCCGCGTAGCGCGCTTGTATGTGTTGGCTTGGTCCGTGTTCTTGCTCGCTGTGTTTTTGTATGCCTTGGGCAACCTAGGATTAATTCCCTATAGCGTGATTGTTCCTTATTTGCTGCATTTTGGCGCGTTGTGGGTGGTGGTGATGTTGTCGCTAGCGCTGGGTGACCGGATCCGTTTTCTGGAAAGCGAGAGCAAGCAGTTGTCTGTTGAGGCGCAACAGAATTTGGAGCGGCACCTGGCGGATATTGAGCAGATGAACCAGGATAAATCCATGTTCTTGCAATACATCAGCCACGAACTGAATACGCCGATCAATTGGATTGGCGCGGCGGACTCCTTGGGGCAATCAGGGCAGGGGCAGGGCGACAAAGATGTGGACGTATGGGCCATGGTGCGCAAGGGGCAGCGGCGACTTACCGGTATCGTCAGCACGTCATTGCGCTACTTCGACCTTTCCGACCGTGATCAGCCGCCGCTACAGGGGCGTTGCCAGCCCATGTGGATGTTGGACGCCATTCTCCGTGAGCAGGCGGAGCGGATAACGGAATGTGGCGTGGTGGTGCGTAATCGGGTTAGCCCGAATCTACAGGTGCGTGCTTGCGAGGGTGAATTGAGTGAGGTGCTGTCTATGGCGCTGGATAATGCCCTGCGGTTCAGCGCTGAGGGTGACTGTGTGGACATCACAAGCACAGTAGATGCATCCGCAGAGCATGCAGAACTTTGCATTCGCGATGAGGGCAGAGGCGCCACAGCAGACCAGCTGGAAAAGATTCTAGAGCCGTTTTTCGTGATGGGCTCACGGCACCACGAAGAAGGGTTCGGCTTATCGCTGGCCATGGCGCGGGTAATGATTGAACAAGTGGGCGGCGCGTTGTGGGCTGAGAGCGACGGCCCCGGGCGGGGCTTTGCTCTGCATATTCAGTTGCCGTTGGCTTAA